The segment cgtaaaactcgtccttagcatcatcggatttatcatttgtcggtgcgtataagttgattaggctatagttgaagaatttgcccttaatcctcaacacgcatatacggtcatctacgggcctccaccggataactcgttgcttttgttttcccaacactacgaaaccgactccatgttctgcttttttcccGCGAgatgtagtagatgtggtacttgaaaaagagcctgcaatagggtctactgcacggaactccctttctccggaatttggccaacgaacttcctgaatagcagtgatctccactccgagttgatgcagctctcgagcaagcaagccagcccgtgccggttcatggagagctcggacattccaggtaccaactttccaatcgttatcccttaatcgtttccttgtcccttaccgtgtcctataccgattttttcgtcctgaatttctttcttcgttgtttGTGGTagttgagttttcggtatactacctcaccggggtcgcgatacctacatcccgctgatgggtctgccatcttaagTATAGCTTCCGGGATAAagaatttcatattcagccgcgcttttcgagacagacgctatgtgagccgcccctcacctggagaacaggcgctctagttcgcacctcctagcttagctgcttcagtaagtacatgaagcatttccgggtaaggccatcgaccatcatcatttgacttagatctgcgtggaggcgccaggtgggaacttgagagagccagagctatgtttgacgcaccttacaggtaactctctccatttcatacccatttcATTAACAATTTACGATGTGCAAAAACATGCTTTTGGAGATCGGGAATGTAGGATAACTGATAACGgtaaacacgcaaccgatggcacttacaatgtgagtaactttcgattatgcctaaaaaatatccatttagggtacgggtgggtatttccagcccattaggcggtagcctgaacaatattcagaaactacgttgaaactatatttattcgagacaagatttttataccagttgatagaataatatttactgaatatcggcgtgtatattggtcttaataaaacgctactgaatttgagttataatcacagagaacagacatccaagcgaaaggtccccacttggataaaacttacgtcaaattagttgggaaactatagtgatgatgtcgctgaaggcgcataaaattctacactaaactcacaacagctagcttctggcgctagcataacgctcatagtccatatatactagcgccagaggagccaaaggttgtcagtgtgcaaatcaaaagaatcatttagttgggaaactatagtggtggtgacgctagcatattaggtgattttaatttgaaattttatccaacaattcccaaaaaatttgttcctgaatggatgtctgttctctgtgttatagttgcgagaaatgatgaagtcgctgcggctaaattgagcccattttctatagtggtgtctgtgttttttaaatccggcaggccgaaatagctagcacagcgtttaaatgcttttcaaaaacagatcaaaagagacaagaaaagggagaccgaaaaataacacctcactattgcctacattccgggctcattgaagataattagttttgcagtgacaacagcttgctgctggcgctagtgtatcactgaatcggtcatatacactagcgccagttgtcactcaaataccagatatgtcagcacatatattggtagtagtgtaagtaacgcaccatacgctggaattaaaaacaaaatgctgctaacggctagtgaatgaaaattggttTATATTTACATattagaggggaatttttgtgttcttccgtgataaaaaaaagtagaattgttctgtgatagcatattcacagctgtttagtttctagaataagtaaacgtgatcataattgtgtgttttccaaaccatcatcaagagcggatacgcgtaagcgattgctgctagttttttcagcctggttacgtgctagtggaaaacccgtggttttgatgtttattgaataaaattaagcaaactacttacattttgatgaaaatagttataacatattaaagcctatgagtgctacattcgtttcagtattgttatatagcggcaaagtttttatttgggaaagtgtagccaaaaaaggtaatgtatgccgaaattagtagcatgatgggaataccctcccgtaccctatgttgCAAACCTCtaaattttacacattttttaaaacagattggaatgtccgttttcctttaatggaccttgtggtttacaataggatagcgaccggaTCCATTATATGAATTCTAGCGTATAttgcatgaagagggtccactaatggcgacatttcgcattgttaaccgtataatgaaccctcacttgttgaaaatgtcgattttaaggcattaatcatTGAATGTGgctaaaattttataatctGAACTGTGTGGTATGTTGAGTACTTTCTGTATTAAGTCAAATATCCTCGGAAATAACaagtacaagctaataaacgccgaaattGTATCCAAGGTCCATTActggtaaagggtccactataggatAATATTCCCTATATCAGGAATACACTGTGGCCACGCATcgtattttcatggatttcaaggcagtatacgatacagttggacacgaacagctatggcaaataatgcacgtgAAGAGTTTTCGGAATAAACTGACGAGGCTGATTAATGCTTCTCTGGAGCAAGTTAAGCGCTACGTGCGCGTACCACAATTTATAAAACGTTCCTTACAGTTTAACCGAAACATTAATTCCAATAAGCAGTTCACATTAAGGCACTTCAATGTTTCATCAGGTGTTCCAAATGGAGCATAAGGCCAAACACAGCATCTGTTTACCTAGAACTGAACCGTATAATTCAATCATCCGATGTTCCGTGAATGTTATCGTTAGCAACGTACAAAGGTAAACCGATTCGGCTGCTGATCAACGCTAAAACGGGACAACCCCGTTTATTTCCATTTCGGGAAGCTCTATCGTTCTCTATGTGTGCACTGTGAAAGGCACCAGATGCATTATGTTTCCTTGCGCTATATACCTGCTGGTACATATCCTTGTGCATTTCGTGCCTGATATCCGCAATGCATGTTCAACAATAATTCATTAATGCAAATATATGCGTACGGACAGCAGTTCAGCGTTTAACTTCAAGTTTAAATGCACCTATTTAACTGAAAAGTGCAGCAGAAAGTGCGTCAGTATTAAGTCATTGTTTGAAGATGCAATATTTCATAGAAACGGTAACACTTGAagttcaagtaaaaacaaattCTAAAATATCAAACCAAGCTACCCGATACTTCTATAAATCGACATTGAATTGCAATTCTTGGGATACCCGGTTGCAAGTATACGGTATCTTCTATATTATCAATAAAAATCTTTCATGTTAACAGAAAAAGTGACTATTGAAATTTGTTGGAGCTGACCAAAGTAGAGACTGCGTTAgtaaaatactttaaaaaatgggTACCACCACTGACATAATTTATGAGTTGAAGTAAAATTGACATTGAAATTCAACTATGCGCGAAAAGAAAATTGCATAAGATTCTAGATATCTCCGAGCCAGTTTGaacgttttttgtttgaaattaaatGTAACATTATATATCACTCCGTAACTTTTTACTATTCAGTTTTTTAATGATTCAACACAGTTCAAAAGTGGATTGACATATTGTACGGTTTAAGAAACAAATAACAATAATGATAGCTGCGCTGCATTGCCTGAAAGTGCAAATAATAATTATACAACAGAAGCAGTCTGGAGATATGACGATAAGAACCAACTGATTAGGGTGGgacaatttttaacaaaatttaatttcagatttattttttttatttttgatattttagtaTTTGCTTGGTATCGAAACACAGAAAAAACAGTGAGAAGCATTGCCGATTAATAATAGGTAGTAAAAGAATGCCACTGGTATGCCATATGAAATGTATCACTTCGAGAAAATATCAACTCCACCCTATTGTTGGTGATAAGAGCATGACAAATTCAATGCTACTTAGGTACTGGAGGAAGGCCCGGCGCTGAATAAGATAATGTAACTGCATGACTCTCGTCGTCGTGAGTTTGTGTTTTCTCCTACTACTGATTACATTTTCGCAATCTGCTCTCAATGAGTTGAATATTTTTACGATATGCTAAAAACAACCGCCAAAAAGCACAAATGCTATCTGTTTATTATAAAAGCCAATTTCGATGCATCCAATTGATCAGTTCTGCCCCATTCATCGATTGTGTTTAGATTTACACCCAGCTTTTTCCGCAATGGATCTTTACTATGCGATCGTCTCCCCGCCGTCTCAGGCCGTAGTACTGCTAGCCAAGTACCTAGGAGTGCCGTTAAACCTCAAGAGTGTGAACCTCCAAGCGGGTGAACACGTGCCGGAGAAGATAAACCCCCAGCAGAGCTTACCAACACTGACCACCGAGGATGGCGTCGCAATCTGGGAGTCCAACGCGATTATGCTCTATCTGGTTGAGCGGTTCGACAAAGCCGGAAAGATCTACCCAACGGATCCGGTCAAACGGGCGGTTGTCTTTCAGCGGATCTTTTTTGATATGGGAACACTGTTCAAGCAGCTGAGAGCCTACTTCGCGCCTATTGTGATGCATGGTGCCAGTCCGGATGAAAGCGCGCTGAAAGAAGTCGAAAAAGCATTTACGTATTTGGAACAATTTTTGGCCGGTAGCAAATTTGCAGCCGGTGACGAGTTAACACTGGCGGATTTTGCTTTGATTACATCGGTGATGAGTGCCATTTCGATGAAACTGGATATCACCAAGTATCCTAACGTGGACCGCTGGGTGAAACTATGCAAGAGCACCCTGCCCGGAATCGAAGAAGTCCAAAAAGAGGCGGAAGTTCACATGAAAACAATCAGGCAGAACCCGCAGAAGAATTAATTGTTTTCTGTGCGCATTATGTTCTAGCATGTTGCAAAAAATACtgacaataaaaataattgaaatcaaaTTGTTGATATGGTGTACAGCTACAGCGAATTGTAGTGACCTTTCTGTTTCTTATCATCCTAATAGCAAATTCATAAATCAAATGGGCTCAGGTCGATTGGCACTCAGCTTTAATCGAACTGCTGtgaaagcgttcataaattaaccgaaatTGCATCCCGGTTTAACTGACAGCATTCAATTTGAAGCATAGATGAAAACTGtttagcattacggtttacgggtcgatccaTCAAACTGCGCGTATCGGTCACAAATTTTGGGTttgagttagcacgaacccaggttaatttatgaattcactATAAGGTTTTACATTAGATTTGTGACAGCTCATAGTAGTGCCGTGGCAGTGTAGGTTTGGTACGGGCAAATTATCCCCCAGAATTACACAGATTGGTAGACTAAACATTGAAAATTGAGAACTATTCAACATATCGAAATACCTCAATTGTTAACCTAATTTACTGTAACCATGAATTTATCGTATGGCGATGATTTCAAACTCTTCTCCATAAAGAATATCTCGGATACCCCATTTTTACAATCGCAGTTAAAATCTCCAACTGATTGGTGCAATATCAACAGAATGGTGTTAAATACTTCAAAGTGCTCTTGTATTTCCCTTACACATGAACGATCAGTTGTATCATTTGATTATAAAATCTCGGACATTGTTCTTACGCGGGAGAATGTTGTAAAAGACGTAggagttttattacattcaaaATTGACATTTAAGAATCACATAGCTTTTATCTGTTCTAAAGCTTCCAAAAATCTTGGTTTCTTATTCAGAGTCACTAAACAGTTTACAACGCAGTGTTGCTATTcctcgataaaagtactgattcggttcgaaacactctcaaaggtgattccaaaCCGTCAAATTCTTTGGCGATTCTTTTCTAGCAGAGAATTATTTTATGggagtgagagaaaagcgaattgaAACTCGCACTTTTTCACACATGAATTGATCGTGTGATGCCAATCAAacacgaaaagttttctttttgattCATCGCGATGATCAGATTGATTTTGATATCATTcattattcagccgagagccggtgtggctcttgccgtatcaagaattcctctccattgtactcggtcctgggctactcgtcgccaattcattgcgcgtctcgacacacgcaagtcggcttcaacctggtcgagccatctagcacgttgagcccctctattcctggtgccggtggggttcttgaagagaacggatttcactacacagtcgtccggcgtccttgcgacgtggccggcccaccgtagtctcccaactttcgccaggtgtacgatgggaatctctccgagcagtgcctgtagctcgagattcatacgtctccgccactctccgctttccgctttcaacacctttcgttcaaaaacggcaactgcacgtatgtcttccgtaagtaaagttactgtctcaagtccgtagaggactaccggtctgattagcgttttgtacatcgtcagctttgtgcggcggcgcatgctccttgatcgaaacgtcttgcgaagggaaaagtaggctcgatttccagtttgaatgcgtcgttggatctccttactcgtattattgtcggcggtgaccagagatcacaaatatacgaactcatcaaccacttccagttcatcgccgtcaatagccacTGTCCGTGGGGGGCAAaggttactttctcgggagcctcttcctaccatatatttggtattcaacgcattaatttgcaaccctatcctcctagcctccgtttttagtctggcgtagattacctccgccgtcccaaggtttctagtaatgatgtcgaggtcgtctgcaaaggctaggagttggctactcttactgaagatcgttcctctcgtttcgatgcccgctcgccggatcacaccttcaatagcgatattgaataacatacaggacagtccatccccttgccgtaaccctctgcgcgattcgaaaggacttgagagtgtccccgaaacgcgcacgtagcacatcactcgttccagagtagctttgatcagccgcgtcagtttgtccggaaaaccgtactcgtgtactatctgccatagctgtacgCGTTCAACGCTATCGTATGCCGCCTGATACCTATGCCCTATGAATTCTCTCGCTAttagggatagacgacgcaacaaaatctgggagagcaccttgtaggcggcgttgaccagcgtaatgccgcggtagttacagcagtctagccggtctccctttttgtagatgggacagactacgcctttcatccactcctccggtagtttctcttcttcccaaatccttgaaatcagccagtgaagtgccgttactagcggttcttgaccatttttgaagaattctgccgggagtcggtccttcccggcggctctattattcttcagcaaaccgatttctcgtcagatctcctcgagatcgggagccagtACGCAGTGGCTTCAGATATACCCTACTAATTATCAGCTTAGAATAAAATTAGGCTCCGCTGAATCGTACAGTTTCTGCAATCAGTCTGGACTTTCACTGGGAAGTAAATTAGGACCTTTACTATTGCGTATATTATTAATGACGTCTGTTTTAATGATGTTTGCAAACAACTTCAAACCAACTTTGCAGGGTGAATTCGAAAGGGCCAATCTGGATAGATAAAGCCTATAGTTAAGGCAACACTCGCGTAGTTCAAGAATCCGCTCTTCCATGTTGAAGGAAAGTACTAAGTTGCCAGTATCTGGAGAGTATTTGTTCTATAAATGCAAACCAGTCGGGACTCAAGTGCTTATGTTCGTCATTAAATGTGTTATCAAAACCAGGGGtcttcatattttttcattttttgatccTTTGGTATAACGTTCCGATCAGTTTGAGCGATAGAGTACTCATATGAGCTGGCGATGTTCTACCCCAAGTTGTGAAATTAGTAAACTATTATTTACTTCACATTTCCCGTGTTGGTCTTAAGGAAGAAGTCAAGGTAATTCTTACATTTATACGGCTGAATACAAACTGGAGAGATCAGAAGATTTACGTCACCGTCATGAGGCAAGATTTGGGACTCTCTCTATGGGGAACTTGGTTATGAACCAATGTGAACATCTACGTTGGTAGATATTGTCAAACCGTATAAGATGCTTGGTAATAGAATCAATTTGAGGAGAGGTGCTTACCTGGTGCTTTTGAATGGGGATCGCACTGGTACGGGCGACGGTGATCATCAGTGCGTGATCGACTTGCTGTTCAGGATGTATATCGTCGATGATACACTGGAGTTCGACCGAGTTGCCAGAGCCGTTAGAGTTGTCACATGAACGCTCTCATCCCCTTCACCTGCGCTAGTATGCAGAGCATAAAGCATCTTGAGTATAAACGGCTTTAAGACTTGACGCTTTTTTGCCGACAGACTGCgaggttattagagtacacCTCTGGGCTAACTGGCTAACTGGACACTGCGCTAGTATGGTCAGGTCTAAGAAACTGAAAGTctaaaaggtaaatgataactTCCGGCTTCAGATGGAATTCCGTGAAGAAGACTGTATTGTTCTTTTGCTCGTGAGGAGCGTCGGGCAGTTCACTGTGTTTACTCTTCAGATAGCAAGCGTTTCAATTAGCTGTAAAGAGGGCTCCACTGTTCACAATTGCTGATGATGAAGATTACAGCTTGCAACTACTCAGCTAATGTCTTCCAGAAACATTCAATGGCAATAACCATAAAATGTGGGACAAGTCAGTGCAGTGCAGTTAAATCAAGGGGCAAGAGGAAAGCGTGGACCACCCGttccaaacgcttcccatatggATGATGATtcatttacagtcgttgggagtatctttgctaataaaggttaagtgatactccggaccttcGTGGATGAACTTTTAGACCAGAAACCAGGCCGCAATTGTTAAGGATATagtgccttatttcgctctctaaaaatagattagtccaccaaaaatattagtttaaataatataacacttggaaacaaagtcgtgtggttcaataGTTGCCTAAAACTTCAATTGTAAGGCAACTCAATTATAtagattgaagtatttccaggtatgaccACATGGAGGCCCTGGATAGGGCCTTGGGATAGCTAGGGGGGATGTTGGGCGCTTTTGCTAGTTGCCTTCCTCAAGTCATACCCAAGGCCATTTAGTGCATTGCTGAGTTCAAGGCAAAGGCAAGACTCCGAGATCT is part of the Sabethes cyaneus chromosome 2, idSabCyanKW18_F2, whole genome shotgun sequence genome and harbors:
- the LOC128736248 gene encoding glutathione S-transferase D1-like, which codes for MDLYYAIVSPPSQAVVLLAKYLGVPLNLKSVNLQAGEHVPEKINPQQSLPTLTTEDGVAIWESNAIMLYLVERFDKAGKIYPTDPVKRAVVFQRIFFDMGTLFKQLRAYFAPIVMHGASPDESALKEVEKAFTYLEQFLAGSKFAAGDELTLADFALITSVMSAISMKLDITKYPNVDRWVKLCKSTLPGIEEVQKEAEVHMKTIRQNPQKN